The following is a genomic window from Pseudothermotoga thermarum DSM 5069.
ATTCTCAGCCGGTGTTTGCGATCCACGGTATAGCGGATACCATAACCAAAAAAGCTGTTCAAAGAAAACTCAGCTTTTTTGACAGACTAAGAATGATCTTTGGAGGATAAAGGGTGATTTTTTCATGACAGAACACGCCATGCCCGTTGAGGCAAGTTCCGTACTCAGACCTGGTATGCCTTTGATTATAAAGTACATCGACAAAAAGGGTGATGAATGGGATTTCAAAAGCACGATACACGATATAAACTTTGAACGAGGAATAATGAAAATTGGTATGCCTAGTTATAAGGGACGTTTTGTTCCAATTGCAGCTGGAGAACCCATTCATGTCACGGCCGTAGCTGAAAAAGTCGTTTACACTTTCGACAGCAGAGTGATAAATTATGGCAGAGACGAGCAAAACTTTTTGGTGATGTACATAGCGTTCCCAAGGACAGTCAAACGCGTTCAAAGAAGAAGGTACGTCAGAATACCGTTGGTTCTAGAAGGAACGTTTAAAATACCTGGGCAAGAGGAAGTTTATAGATTTGTGACTAAAGATTTCAGTGCCGGTGGCATTTTGATGTGTACAAAGCAGCTTTTACAGGTAGGTCAACCTATTTTGATAACCCTTGACCTTGGCTCAATCAAACTTGAAGATCAAAAAGCCCAAGTGGTTAGATACGTGGGAAAAAATGATGTCACTGGGCTGCACGAATACGGTGTACAATTCTTAGAGGTACCGCCGCAACTTGAGAAAGCCTTGGTTGTTTACGTTTTCCAACAAGAATTGAAGATGAGGAAAGCTTCAGGAAGGGAGGATTGACATGGAACTCACGGAAAGACAATTGGACCTTTTGAAAGAGATAGGGAATATAGGAACTGGGAACGCGGCAACTGCCTTGTCAACTTTGGTCAACAAGAAGGTGGAAATATCGGTTCCAAGCGCTCAAGTTGTGCCAATATCAAAACTTCTTTTCATGTTTGAAAATCCGGAAGATATTGTTGTAGGAGTAAGGATGAGCGTGTCTGGGGATTTGAAAATGGATGTACTTTTGATCCTGGATAGGCCGACCACAAGAAGGATAATAACAGATTTGCTTGGTAATCCTTGTGAAGATATAACCCAGCTTGACGAGTTAACCGCATCG
Proteins encoded in this region:
- a CDS encoding flagellar brake protein — its product is MTEHAMPVEASSVLRPGMPLIIKYIDKKGDEWDFKSTIHDINFERGIMKIGMPSYKGRFVPIAAGEPIHVTAVAEKVVYTFDSRVINYGRDEQNFLVMYIAFPRTVKRVQRRRYVRIPLVLEGTFKIPGQEEVYRFVTKDFSAGGILMCTKQLLQVGQPILITLDLGSIKLEDQKAQVVRYVGKNDVTGLHEYGVQFLEVPPQLEKALVVYVFQQELKMRKASGRED
- the cheC gene encoding CheY-P phosphatase CheC; the encoded protein is MELTERQLDLLKEIGNIGTGNAATALSTLVNKKVEISVPSAQVVPISKLLFMFENPEDIVVGVRMSVSGDLKMDVLLILDRPTTRRIITDLLGNPCEDITQLDELTASALKEIGNIMCGSYITALAEFTEFYLDPTPPELTIDMLAAIVAEAVLERYYEFEENVVVVETQISMEGVQSITSYMFLIPGKDCLDKIFKKVGIA